A single region of the Mustela lutreola isolate mMusLut2 chromosome 2, mMusLut2.pri, whole genome shotgun sequence genome encodes:
- the GP9 gene encoding platelet glycoprotein IX — translation MPAWGALFLLWAAAQATNDCPTECTCRALETMGLWVDCQGQGLTALPALPVHTRHLLLANNNLSSVPPGAFDHLPQLQILDVTQNPWHCDCSLTYLRLWLEDHTPEALLHIRCASPELATARPLGQLTGFELGSCGWQLPESWTYPELWWDVLLIVVAMLGLALLAGLLCTVTEIFD, via the coding sequence ATGCCTGCCTGGGGGGCCCTGTTTCTGCTCTGGGCTGCCGCACAGGCTACCAACGACTGCCCCACCGAGTGCACCTGCCGGGCCCTGGAAACCATGGGGCTGTGGGTGGACTGTCAGGGACAGGGGCTCACGGCCCTGCCTGCGCTGCCTGTCCACACCCGTCACCTCCTGCTGGCTAATAACAACCTGAGCTCTGTGCCCCCTGGTGCCTTCGACCACCTGCCCCAGCTGCAGATCCTCGATGTGACGCAGAACCCCTGGCACTGTGACTGCAGCCTCACCTACCTGCGTCTCTGGCTGGAGGACCACACGCCAGAGGCCTTGCTACATATCCGCTGCGCCAGCCCCGAGCTTGCCACTGCCCGCCCGCTGGGCCAGCTCACGGGCTTTGAGCTGGGGAGCTGCGGCTGGcagctcccagagtcctggacATACCCAGAGCTCTGGTGGGATGTGCTGCTGATTGTCGTGGCCATGCTGGGCCTGGCTCTCCTGGCCGGCCTCCTGTGCACTGTTACAGAGATCTTTGACTGA